A single genomic interval of Labilibaculum sp. DW002 harbors:
- a CDS encoding alpha-amylase family glycosyl hydrolase: protein MKKLNQIVLGMAVLAGMLAGCQNKPAAKAVAEEMKTEKPLEWSRNANIYEVNIRQYTPEGTLNAFAKHMPRLKEMGVDILWLMPVYPISEKNRKGSMGSYYAVADYQAVNPEFGTMDDLKSLVKQAHDMGMKVILDWVANHTGWDNIIMKDHKDWYTQNEKGEIVIPEGTDWSDTADLNYENQEMRKYMIESLKFWLTNADVDGFRCDVAGMVPTDFWEAARKELDAVKPVFMLAEDGGHELLENAFDMGYGWDFHHIMNDVVKGKKTANDMEAFFTKIDTVFPADSYLMNFITNHDENSWNGTIEERMGEGGKAFAVLTFTMPGMPLIYSGQEAGMNKRLKFFEKDEIDWSNETLAPFYKQLLSLKSSNKALQNGIKGGKIVRIPSDKNEAVYAFTREAEGNKVIVILNLGKEPVKATLEMDANAGNYACYKDGNKHDLAAKLAVDMKAWEYRVYVK from the coding sequence ATGAAGAAATTGAATCAGATTGTTTTGGGTATGGCTGTTTTAGCAGGAATGCTTGCTGGCTGCCAAAACAAACCAGCAGCGAAAGCTGTTGCTGAAGAAATGAAAACTGAAAAGCCTTTAGAATGGAGCCGTAATGCCAATATTTACGAGGTGAACATTCGTCAATATACACCAGAAGGAACGCTTAATGCTTTCGCCAAACATATGCCTCGCTTAAAGGAAATGGGCGTGGATATTCTTTGGTTAATGCCGGTTTATCCTATTTCGGAGAAGAACCGTAAAGGAAGCATGGGATCGTATTACGCTGTTGCAGACTATCAAGCTGTGAATCCGGAGTTTGGTACTATGGACGATTTGAAAAGTTTGGTAAAGCAAGCTCACGATATGGGTATGAAAGTGATTCTCGACTGGGTGGCTAACCATACAGGTTGGGATAATATAATCATGAAAGATCATAAAGACTGGTACACTCAGAACGAAAAGGGTGAGATTGTAATTCCTGAAGGAACAGACTGGAGCGATACGGCTGATTTGAACTACGAGAATCAGGAAATGCGTAAGTATATGATCGAATCCTTAAAGTTTTGGTTGACCAATGCCGATGTTGACGGATTCCGTTGCGATGTTGCAGGAATGGTTCCTACCGATTTTTGGGAAGCGGCTCGTAAAGAACTGGACGCTGTGAAGCCTGTATTCATGCTGGCCGAAGATGGCGGACATGAGCTATTGGAAAATGCCTTTGACATGGGATATGGATGGGATTTTCACCATATTATGAACGATGTGGTAAAAGGAAAGAAAACAGCCAACGATATGGAAGCTTTCTTTACGAAGATCGATACCGTTTTCCCTGCTGACTCATACCTTATGAATTTCATTACCAACCACGACGAGAATTCGTGGAATGGCACTATAGAAGAGCGAATGGGCGAAGGTGGTAAAGCATTTGCCGTACTAACCTTCACTATGCCGGGTATGCCATTAATTTACAGTGGACAAGAAGCTGGTATGAACAAGCGTTTGAAGTTCTTTGAGAAAGATGAGATTGATTGGAGCAATGAAACCCTTGCACCTTTCTACAAGCAATTATTGTCTTTAAAGAGCTCAAATAAGGCATTGCAAAATGGTATAAAAGGTGGAAAGATTGTACGAATTCCATCGGATAAAAATGAAGCAGTTTATGCCTTTACTCGTGAGGCAGAAGGAAACAAAGTTATTGTGATTTTGAACCTGGGCAAAGAGCCAGTTAAAGCGACATTGGAAATGGATGCAAATGCAGGCAACTATGCTTGTTATAAAGATGGAAACAAACACGATTTGGCTGCTAAGCTTGCAGTAGATATGAAAGCTTGGGAGTATAGAGTATACGTGAAGTAG
- a CDS encoding LytR/AlgR family response regulator transcription factor: MNIKCLIVDDEDLAQDVIEEYINRIDYLQLEGKCKSAVEALSILNTKQIDLLFLDIQMPGLTGIQLLKNISNPPTVIFTTAYSEFAVEGFELEALDYLIKPIPFGRFIKAVNRYFKLKKHDYQITEKKESILTDQPFIFVKSDKKMVKVFLHEILFIESQRNYVSIYLENDKEIVTLNTITNIQEKLPESNFLRVHRSFVIAINKIETYSSTIIGINNNQIPIGRNYKTTVISTLEENSIT; encoded by the coding sequence ATGAATATAAAATGTTTAATCGTTGATGATGAAGATTTAGCTCAAGATGTAATTGAAGAATATATTAATCGAATTGATTATTTACAGCTAGAGGGCAAATGCAAAAGTGCCGTGGAAGCTTTGTCTATTTTAAATACAAAACAAATTGATTTGTTATTTCTGGATATCCAAATGCCAGGTTTAACTGGAATTCAATTGCTCAAGAATATTTCTAATCCACCAACCGTTATTTTCACAACAGCCTACTCAGAATTTGCTGTTGAAGGTTTTGAATTAGAAGCCTTGGATTACTTAATTAAGCCTATTCCATTTGGAAGGTTTATTAAGGCTGTCAATAGATATTTCAAGCTTAAAAAACATGATTATCAAATCACGGAGAAAAAGGAATCAATCTTAACAGATCAACCATTCATTTTTGTTAAATCGGATAAGAAAATGGTTAAAGTCTTTCTTCACGAGATCCTTTTCATTGAGAGTCAAAGAAACTACGTGTCAATTTATCTGGAAAATGACAAAGAAATTGTAACCCTTAATACCATCACCAACATTCAAGAGAAACTGCCAGAAAGCAACTTTTTAAGAGTTCATAGATCATTTGTTATCGCGATCAATAAAATTGAGACTTATTCTTCAACAATTATTGGAATAAACAACAATCAAATTCCAATTGGCAGAAACTACAAAACAACGGTTATTAGCACTCTGGAAGAAAACTCCATTACTTAA
- a CDS encoding sensor histidine kinase — MQIITSDNKWLSYIINNRAVQHLSYWILFVLFFAYAWGTYDANYLKTIKVELINLPVKIFLVYTVIYYLYPRLLFKRKVWLFLCAFVLIVSFTAILQRIIDNLVIVEYFFPNWEKAPTFSFSQIVRSAVNLGSVLMLPMTVKTMEYLAKIQQHEQILQREKLEAELIFLKNQVQPHFLFNTLNSLYSLILKKSDQSLDVILKLSDLLRYMLYETTSTRVDLTKEIDCIKSYLDLEKIRYGNRIDLSLNIWGDISTNRIAPMIILPFIENAFKHSTKGFDGQAWITIEIGLKNKNLVLKIENSVPDSSSDQDSIVGGIGLQTVKRRLSLIYPESHDLKIESTEESYNVHLNLKLQ, encoded by the coding sequence ATGCAAATCATAACATCCGATAACAAATGGCTTTCCTATATTATTAATAATAGAGCTGTACAACACCTATCTTATTGGATTCTTTTTGTGCTATTCTTTGCTTACGCATGGGGAACTTACGATGCAAATTATCTTAAAACCATTAAGGTAGAACTGATTAATTTACCTGTTAAAATCTTTTTGGTTTATACTGTCATTTATTACCTCTATCCACGACTATTGTTTAAAAGAAAAGTATGGCTTTTTCTTTGTGCTTTTGTCTTAATTGTTTCTTTCACAGCCATTCTTCAACGCATAATTGATAATCTGGTTATTGTAGAGTACTTTTTTCCTAATTGGGAAAAAGCTCCAACCTTCTCATTTTCTCAAATTGTGAGAAGTGCAGTTAATTTAGGTTCGGTTTTAATGTTACCCATGACTGTGAAAACAATGGAATATTTGGCGAAAATTCAACAGCACGAACAAATACTTCAGCGAGAAAAATTAGAAGCTGAATTGATCTTTTTAAAAAATCAGGTACAGCCACATTTTCTGTTTAATACTCTAAATAGCTTGTACTCCTTAATCTTAAAAAAATCAGATCAATCCTTAGATGTAATTCTAAAACTATCGGACTTATTACGATACATGCTTTACGAAACCACTTCTACCCGAGTAGATTTAACGAAGGAGATTGATTGTATAAAAAGCTATTTGGACTTGGAAAAAATTCGTTATGGCAATCGAATAGATTTGAGCTTAAACATTTGGGGAGATATCAGCACAAATCGTATTGCTCCTATGATTATTCTACCATTTATAGAAAACGCCTTTAAGCATAGTACGAAAGGATTTGATGGACAAGCTTGGATTACGATTGAAATTGGTCTTAAGAATAAGAATTTAGTTCTTAAAATAGAAAATAGTGTGCCTGATTCAAGTTCAGATCAGGATTCAATTGTAGGTGGTATTGGTTTGCAAACTGTAAAAAGGAGGTTATCTTTAATTTACCCTGAAAGTCATGATTTAAAAATTGAGTCGACTGAGGAATCGTATAATGTGCATTTAAATTTGAAGTTGCAATGA
- a CDS encoding alpha/beta hydrolase: MRKLGMITLLLFIGFIGNSQNKGNVIGTIDEYPDFQSKYVTMRNVDVWLPEGYSETHKYSVLYMHDGQMLYDPEKSWNKQAWDVDNVATELLKANKIKDFIVVGIWNGGQTRHIDYFPQKPFEDLSQTEKDTVNAQLKRSSRTNEIFKPVSDNYLKFIVKELKPFIDKKYSVHTKKENTFIMGSSMGGLISMYAICEYPNIFGGAACLSTHWVGTFTLDNNPVPNAFINYLSENLPNPRGHKIYFDCGDQTLDALYPAIQEKVDAVMTAKGYDDTNWMTKFFPGENHSENAWNKRLNIPLEFILGKNEK; this comes from the coding sequence ATGAGAAAATTAGGAATGATCACACTGTTATTATTTATAGGCTTTATAGGCAATTCACAGAATAAAGGAAATGTGATTGGTACCATTGATGAATACCCAGATTTTCAATCGAAGTATGTCACCATGCGTAATGTTGACGTTTGGTTGCCTGAAGGTTATTCTGAGACACATAAATATTCCGTTTTGTACATGCACGATGGACAGATGTTATATGATCCTGAAAAATCATGGAATAAGCAAGCTTGGGATGTCGATAATGTTGCCACAGAATTATTAAAAGCTAATAAGATAAAGGATTTTATAGTTGTTGGTATTTGGAATGGTGGGCAAACAAGGCATATCGATTATTTTCCGCAAAAACCGTTTGAAGATTTATCGCAAACCGAAAAGGATACTGTAAATGCTCAGTTGAAAAGATCGAGTAGGACAAATGAGATTTTTAAACCTGTATCCGACAATTATCTTAAATTTATTGTAAAAGAATTAAAACCGTTCATCGATAAAAAGTATTCCGTACATACCAAGAAGGAAAATACTTTTATAATGGGAAGTAGCATGGGCGGATTGATATCCATGTATGCCATTTGCGAGTATCCAAATATCTTTGGTGGGGCAGCTTGTTTGTCAACGCATTGGGTTGGAACATTTACATTGGATAATAATCCTGTGCCGAATGCATTTATTAATTATTTGAGCGAAAATTTACCAAATCCTAGAGGGCATAAAATCTACTTCGATTGTGGCGATCAAACTTTGGATGCTTTGTATCCTGCCATACAGGAAAAAGTAGATGCGGTAATGACTGCAAAAGGATACGATGATACCAATTGGATGACTAAGTTTTTTCCGGGAGAGAACCACAGTGAAAATGCTTGGAATAAAAGATTGAATATTCCCTTGGAATTCATTTTAGGAAAAAACGAAAAATAA
- a CDS encoding glycoside hydrolase family 13 protein translates to MKRLLLVTLTVLLLGNVSVFAKNKIDHLEPAFWWVGMKNTNLQLLVHGENIAELQAEIDYPGVSIEKVSKVENPNYMFIDLKLSTELTAGSFDILFKKGKRTVVKYNYELKERRKGSAERKSFTSADAMYLITPDRFANGNPDNDNVKGLSDGLNREDKSGRHGGDIQGMIDNLDYISDMGFTSIWINPLLENNQTMSYHGYATTDYYKIDERFGSNEEYLNLSKLAEEKGIGIIMDVILNHCGSEHWWMKDMPSKDWINNEGEFISCTHKRTTVQDKYASKEDLKQFTDGWFVKEMPDLNQRNPFMANYLIQNAIWWVEYANLYGIRVDTFPYSDAEFLREWDLRLLAEYPNLNIVGEEWSTNPTIVSYWQKGKQNKDGYDSKLPSLMDFPMQHKLVEALTQEDTWGTGLIRLYELLVNDVLYPDPNNLVIFPDNHDMARIFDQVDRDYDLYKMAMTYVLTMRGIPQVYYGTEILAKSDAGGDHGLLRIDFPGGWAGDKVNAFTGQGLGEQEKNAQAFCKTILNWRKNKEVIHSGKLMHYAPDMGLYSFFRYSDTEKVMVILNKNIESVKLNTKRYHEMLGGKSSVKDIITGETFELNDSFDIPARSTMILEVN, encoded by the coding sequence ATGAAACGATTATTACTAGTTACATTAACAGTGCTTTTATTAGGCAATGTATCTGTGTTTGCAAAGAACAAAATTGATCATTTAGAGCCCGCATTTTGGTGGGTAGGAATGAAGAATACAAACTTACAATTGTTGGTACATGGAGAGAATATAGCTGAACTACAAGCCGAAATTGATTATCCTGGAGTAAGTATTGAAAAGGTAAGTAAGGTTGAGAATCCAAACTATATGTTTATTGATTTGAAATTGAGCACAGAACTAACAGCTGGGAGTTTTGATATCCTGTTTAAAAAGGGAAAGAGAACTGTAGTAAAGTACAATTATGAACTAAAAGAGAGAAGAAAGGGATCGGCCGAACGCAAAAGCTTTACGTCTGCAGATGCAATGTATTTAATTACACCAGATCGTTTTGCTAATGGAAATCCAGATAATGATAATGTAAAAGGTTTAAGCGACGGATTGAATCGAGAGGATAAATCGGGACGCCATGGTGGAGATATTCAGGGAATGATTGACAACTTGGATTACATTTCTGATATGGGATTTACATCTATTTGGATAAATCCGTTATTAGAGAATAATCAGACCATGTCTTACCATGGTTATGCTACTACCGATTATTATAAAATTGATGAGCGATTCGGAAGTAATGAAGAATATCTGAACTTATCTAAATTAGCTGAGGAAAAAGGTATTGGAATCATTATGGATGTAATTTTGAATCACTGTGGTTCGGAACATTGGTGGATGAAGGACATGCCATCAAAAGATTGGATTAACAATGAAGGAGAATTTATTTCTTGTACTCATAAAAGAACAACCGTTCAGGATAAATATGCATCGAAAGAAGATTTGAAGCAGTTTACTGATGGATGGTTCGTAAAAGAAATGCCAGATTTGAATCAACGCAATCCGTTCATGGCAAATTACCTGATTCAGAATGCTATTTGGTGGGTTGAATACGCTAATTTATATGGAATTCGTGTGGATACTTTTCCATATTCGGATGCGGAATTTTTGAGAGAATGGGATTTGAGATTATTGGCGGAATATCCGAATTTGAATATTGTTGGGGAAGAGTGGAGTACAAACCCTACAATTGTATCTTACTGGCAAAAAGGAAAGCAGAATAAGGATGGGTATGATTCAAAATTACCAAGCCTTATGGATTTTCCAATGCAACATAAATTGGTGGAAGCATTAACTCAAGAGGATACTTGGGGAACAGGCTTAATTCGTTTGTATGAGTTGTTAGTTAATGATGTACTGTATCCAGACCCAAATAACTTGGTTATTTTTCCAGATAATCATGACATGGCTCGTATTTTCGATCAGGTAGATCGTGATTATGATCTGTATAAAATGGCGATGACTTATGTGTTGACTATGCGAGGAATCCCTCAGGTATATTATGGAACAGAGATTCTAGCGAAAAGTGATGCCGGTGGAGACCACGGATTATTACGTATCGATTTTCCTGGTGGATGGGCAGGTGATAAGGTAAATGCATTTACAGGCCAAGGCCTAGGCGAGCAAGAGAAAAATGCACAAGCCTTTTGTAAAACGATATTGAACTGGAGAAAGAATAAAGAGGTAATTCATTCAGGTAAATTAATGCATTATGCGCCAGACATGGGTTTGTATAGCTTTTTCCGATATTCTGATACTGAAAAAGTAATGGTGATTTTAAACAAGAACATCGAATCGGTAAAGTTAAATACCAAGAGATATCATGAAATGCTTGGTGGAAAATCATCTGTAAAAGATATCATCACTGGTGAGACATTTGAATTGAATGATAGCTTTGATATTCCTGCTCGTTCAACAATGATTTTAGAGGTAAATTAG
- a CDS encoding S1 RNA-binding domain-containing protein has product MQKILVFVRFSINKKIVVYQMNKTKTWQEIASNYKEGTIHTGRVIKMFSYGCYVELEEGLVGLLHLKDMAWLTTNLKPIDFVSCEDKIEVMVLEVNEEKESICLGVKQCTQNPWVGIAERYPEGKRVKGQVTKVIDYGCMVLIEEGIEGIVHVSEMDWTNKNMQPGHLVSVGDTIEVMVLDVHEAKHRMSLGLKQCLPNPWRQFEQEYQINDSLTGKFEAFYPFGLFVKLEWDLSGIVYSSDMPNNLEDLKKGDELKLSVLSIDAERERIGLKVISTES; this is encoded by the coding sequence ATGCAAAAAATACTTGTATTCGTTCGTTTCTCGATCAATAAAAAAATAGTAGTGTACCAAATGAATAAAACCAAAACTTGGCAAGAAATTGCCTCTAATTATAAAGAAGGCACAATACATACAGGTCGTGTTATCAAAATGTTTAGCTATGGCTGTTATGTTGAACTTGAGGAGGGGCTTGTAGGACTTCTTCATTTAAAGGATATGGCCTGGCTTACAACCAATTTAAAACCTATAGATTTTGTCAGTTGTGAGGACAAAATAGAAGTTATGGTTTTAGAGGTAAACGAAGAAAAAGAGTCCATTTGTTTGGGAGTAAAGCAATGCACACAAAATCCGTGGGTAGGAATAGCGGAACGATATCCGGAAGGAAAACGGGTGAAAGGGCAAGTTACTAAGGTGATCGATTATGGCTGTATGGTTCTTATTGAAGAAGGCATAGAGGGCATAGTTCATGTCTCGGAAATGGATTGGACCAATAAAAATATGCAACCTGGCCATTTAGTAAGTGTTGGTGATACGATAGAGGTGATGGTGTTGGATGTGCACGAAGCAAAACATCGAATGTCGCTCGGGTTAAAGCAATGTCTGCCAAATCCTTGGAGGCAATTTGAACAGGAATATCAGATAAATGATAGTTTAACTGGTAAGTTTGAAGCATTTTACCCCTTTGGACTTTTCGTTAAATTGGAATGGGATCTTTCGGGTATTGTTTATTCTTCCGATATGCCTAATAACTTAGAGGATTTGAAGAAAGGCGATGAGCTAAAATTAAGTGTTTTAAGTATTGATGCAGAAAGAGAACGTATTGGTTTGAAAGTAATATCAACAGAATCTTGA
- a CDS encoding DUF1566 domain-containing protein yields MEKFRIPKKSIAFAVSACIVSSLLFTSCENDDSDDENPTETTEFSYLQIASGQTTLYDNDGAVVSSLSVGDDFYGQDANYLKGKSMSYTDHGNETVTDNNTGLMWQQIPTTDEFTWQEAVDYCNELELGGYDDWRMPSLKELFSISDFSSGWPYIDTDYFKLASGEVSKDEQFWSSNYYVGSTVEGGSKSAFGVNHVTGHIKAYAAEMPEGEVGGGNDGAPGDGEAPEDGTPPPGDGNAAPTGNPLAKYVRAVRGDEYGINKYTKNDDGTITDSASGLMWAQADNGEAMNWETALAYCEASELAGHSDWRMPNVKELQGIVDYSYSPSAENSENVGAAIDPIFSCTPIINEAGNDDYGYYWTGTSANFTSGEPFYYAWYVAFGMAVNGEGEDFHGAGGVRFDTKYEGGPLGEGGERYYNYVRMVRDAN; encoded by the coding sequence ATGGAAAAATTCAGAATCCCGAAAAAGTCAATTGCCTTTGCAGTATCGGCATGCATAGTATCCAGTCTATTGTTTACATCTTGCGAAAATGATGATAGCGATGATGAGAATCCTACAGAAACAACCGAATTCAGTTATTTACAAATTGCTTCTGGACAAACTACCCTATATGATAATGATGGCGCTGTTGTTTCATCATTAAGCGTAGGTGATGATTTCTACGGACAAGATGCCAACTACCTGAAAGGAAAAAGCATGAGCTATACGGATCATGGTAATGAAACAGTTACCGATAACAATACTGGTTTAATGTGGCAGCAAATTCCAACAACCGACGAATTTACATGGCAAGAGGCGGTTGATTATTGTAACGAATTGGAACTTGGTGGTTACGACGATTGGAGAATGCCAAGCTTGAAAGAACTTTTCTCGATTAGTGATTTTTCATCTGGGTGGCCATATATCGATACCGACTATTTTAAGCTTGCCAGTGGCGAAGTTTCAAAAGACGAACAATTTTGGTCGAGCAACTATTATGTAGGTTCAACAGTTGAGGGTGGTTCTAAATCAGCTTTCGGTGTAAACCATGTAACGGGTCACATTAAAGCCTATGCTGCTGAAATGCCAGAAGGTGAAGTTGGTGGTGGCAATGATGGAGCTCCTGGTGATGGTGAAGCTCCAGAAGATGGAACTCCTCCTCCTGGAGATGGTAATGCTGCTCCAACAGGAAATCCTTTAGCAAAATATGTTCGTGCCGTTCGTGGAGACGAATATGGAATTAATAAATACACCAAAAACGATGATGGCACCATAACAGATAGTGCTTCTGGTTTAATGTGGGCGCAAGCTGATAATGGCGAAGCAATGAACTGGGAAACTGCTTTAGCTTACTGCGAAGCTTCTGAATTAGCTGGACATAGCGATTGGAGAATGCCAAACGTAAAAGAGCTGCAAGGAATTGTTGACTACTCTTACTCGCCAAGTGCTGAAAATTCTGAAAATGTAGGTGCGGCAATCGATCCAATATTTAGCTGTACGCCAATTATTAACGAGGCTGGCAACGACGATTATGGCTATTATTGGACAGGTACATCAGCTAATTTTACATCTGGCGAGCCGTTCTACTACGCATGGTATGTTGCATTTGGCATGGCTGTTAATGGTGAAGGTGAAGATTTTCATGGTGCAGGTGGTGTTCGTTTCGATACCAAATACGAAGGTGGTCCATTAGGCGAAGGTGGTGAAAGATATTACAACTACGTACGTATGGTTCGCGATGCAAACTAA